From a single Saimiri boliviensis isolate mSaiBol1 chromosome 15, mSaiBol1.pri, whole genome shotgun sequence genomic region:
- the PENK gene encoding proenkephalin-A, translating to MARFLTLCAWLLLLGPGLLATVRAECSQDCATCSYRLVRPADINFLACVMECEGKLPSLKIWETCKEFLQLSKPELPQDGTSTLRESSKPEESHLLAKRYGGFMKRYGGFMKKMNELYPMEPEEGANGSEILAKRYGGFMKKDAEEDDSLASSSDLLKELLETGDNRERSYHQDGSDNEEDVSKRYGGFMRGIKRSPQLEEEAKELQKRYGGFMRRVGRPEWWMDYQKRYGGFLKRFAEALPADEEDGSYSKEVPEMEKRYGGFMRF from the exons ATGGCGCGGTTCCTGACACTTTGCGCTTGGCTGCTGCTGCTCGGCCCCGGGCTCCTGGCGACCGTGCGGGCGGAATGCAGCCAGGACTGCGCGACGTGCAGCTACCGCCTGGTGCGCCCCGCCGACATCAACTTCCTG GCTTGTGTCATGGAATGTGAAGGAAAACTGCCTTCTCTGAAAATCTGGGAAACTTGCAAGGAGTTCCTGCAGCTGTCCAAGCCGGAGCTTCCTCAGGATGGCACCAGCACCCTCAGAGAAAGCAGCAAACCGGAGGAGAGCCATCTGCTAGCCAAAAGATATGGGGGCTTCATGAAAAGGTATGGGGGcttcatgaagaaaatgaatgagcTTTATCCCATGGAGCCAGAAGAAGGGGCCAATGGAAGTGAGATCCTCGCCAAGCGGTACGGGGGCTTCATGAAGAAGGATGCGGAGGAGGACGACTCGCTGGCCAGTTCCTCTGACCTGTTAAAAGAGCTTCTGGAAACGGGGGACAACCGAGAACGTAGCTACCACCAGGACGGCAGCGATAATGAGGAAGACGTGAGCAAGAGATACGGGGGCTTCATGAGAGGCATAAAGAGAAGCCCTCAACTGGAAGAGGAAGCCAAAGAGCTGCAGAAGCGGTATGGGGGCTTCATGAGAAGAGTGGGCCGCCCAGAGTGGTGGATGGACTACCAGAAACGGTATGGAGGCTTCCTGAAGCGCTTCGCCGAGGCTCTGCCTGCCGACGAAGAAGACGGGAGTTACTCCAAAGAAGTTCCCGAGATGGAAAAAAGATATGGAGGATTTATGAGATTTTAA